In Tursiops truncatus isolate mTurTru1 chromosome 10, mTurTru1.mat.Y, whole genome shotgun sequence, the sequence AGCTTGGGGTAAATCCCAGCCCTCCACAGTGGATGATGCCAGACACAGGAGGAGTAGGAAATGGGCTGGGGAGGCAGGCTGGCTGTGGGAGAACAGGAGCCAGAGGCAGGGCAGAGTCCAGGCCCAAGGGACAGCAGACTGGCAGCTTGGCAGCCCTGGTCCTGGGGTGGCAGGTCCTGCTCTGGTGCCAGCCATGGGAAACCAAGATGTGGCTATTCCATCTGCGAAGTCAGGGGCTCCAGAGTTTACAGGCTTAGAAGGCAGAGATTAATAAATTAATCTCAAATGTAAAGGGAGGGAATTAATCTAACCAGCATTTTCCCAAAGTATGCTCTTCAAAACATTAGAAACATGAGGTGGTAACTGctccatgggaaaaaaaaaaggatagaggGCCACATGTTTTGGAGGATCAtgtagcacatagtaggcatgcCAATTAATGAGAAATCATTGTGAGCTCCTCAGGGCTTTCACAGGGCAAGCAAGCAGGCAGTGCACAGCTCTGTAGGGGCTAAGGGGAGAGAAATCCCATGTTTATTTGACCATTGTCGAGGATCTCATGAGACAGTTGTTCCAAAGGACAACTTTTGACTAGCCCCTTTCTCGAAGCCCCTTTCCAGTTCTAAACCTGTTTGGGAAATCATGAAACAGGACCAAAGACCAGGGGAAGTATGAGACTTAGAGGAAAAAGCTGGGAGAGGAAGATAGAGTGAAATGCCTGAGGCAGGAAATAGGGCTGGAGAtgagggtggtggtgaggggctgggggaagtCCATGCCCAAGGGGTCTTCAGGGTGTGGGGGGTGGTGATGTGCGAGCAGAGGCACCGTGCACCCGAGGAGAGAAGGGGGCTCTGAGGTTGCATTCACACAGCCTCCCAGCCCAGCACTCCATACCAAATGGTGCTCTGATGATGCTTCTCAGATGGGTGGTGATTGCCCGAGGCCGGGCAACAGGGTTTCACTTTCTGTGAGGCCTGGGTGCTTGTGCAGGGTCCAGGAGGTGAAAGCAGGGGTCCTGCTCCAGGGCCTGGGCTGCAAGATGGGACTGATGACTGTTAAGCCCCCTAGTCCATAGCACAGATTGAGGAGGCCATCCAAGCAAGAGGCTAATCTCTGTGGTGAGGTGGGGTGATGTCCCTCCCATCTTTAAAGCATCCCTGCCTTTACCCATCTCCCTCCAGCACCAGTGGAGTCTGCTCTTTGGGCAGGATCATGATGTCACTGGGGGagtgggctgggggagaggcGTCTCCTGCATCCTGCCCCGCAGGCCAGACTCTGGGGCTCCCCCTCCTCTGCCAAAGCTGCAGCTCCCACAGCACAGCCTGGCCCCCCAGGCAAGAGCACAGTGGTCTTAATATACGTTGGTATGTGGCTGATGAAGACAGGCACCAGGCCAAGTGTCGCTATCACAAAGTCAAGTGTTATTGTGAAAAAGGAGCAGTGCTGCCTACGTGCCCAGCTGCCCTTCGCCAGCATTTTTTACCCCTGGCTCAAGGTTTTCCTGAAGTTCCAAGAAGTCTCAGAAGCCCGCGGGACAGGATTTTCCTAATTTAATAAGCAATCTCAGCTTCATAGGCAAAGCCCTCtgactccttccttcctctgataCCCATCTCCTTCCCGTCTAGAAAATGCCACCCAGGGTGGTTTCTCCCTCCTGGAAAGGACAGGGAAAGCCCCTCATTTCCAGCTCACACAAATGGCATCAGTTAATTTAGTACAGAAATACACAGATACAATAATGGTAATAATTATGTGATGTAAGTATTAACTTCATTCCTTTCCTTGCAGGTTGTGTGGAAAACCCCTGTGCTATCCTCACCAGCTCTCAGGGGTAGTGACGATAAAAAGAATAGTAATTATGAGAAGCGTGCTTTGAAGACAGAGAAACCACAAGGCTCATCTCAACATATGAATACAAAAATAGAATTCACACATAGAAGCATTTCCAGGAGTGAATAACACACGGTACCGTGgaagcggggcgggggtggggtatGGACCAGTAGAAGCTGTCCACAATTTTCCAAGCGGAGGTGTTCCTTGTTCAGGATTTTTAACTCCTTCTCCCTCTGTTTTCCAGAGTAACTTCCCCAGGGGACCCAGCCTAGCGGCCAGTGCAGAGCCTGGGATAGAGGGGCAGAGCTGGCTGCAGCTCTGACACCCATTCCTGGGGCTCTGTGCTGTCTCCCCACCCTCTTCCatggcctctctctcctcctccccgccACGGTCCTCCTCCTCTGCTTTTACGTGCTGACATCCCAGCCACAGCTACCCCAGGCCAGAGGCTTCGCAAAGTGCTGTCAGGTTAACCTCAGTGCTTCTGGTTCACTCACTCTGCAAAGATGGGAAGAGGGGCCTTTTTCGGACTCCAGTTCTCTAGAGGTGGtaggggctgggggggtggggggaaggagtgCGGGGGTGGCTCGGATAAAATCCAAGGCAGACAGAGTCTGGGTTTGAGTTCAGTGGGGCAGGAAGCCCTGTCTtgctttttatctgttttttcctccttccttcatctTGGTTTTTAATGGAGGGAATCTCAAACCTGATGCTCTTGTCTCCCTCCTGTCGGTTTTGTGCGTCACTGACTTGTTCACATGCAGGCTGGGAACAACTTTTCATTtagtcctcttcctcctcctcctccatgctCCCCAGCCCAAGAAACACATTACTGCTGATGGCAAAAACACCTCCCTACACGCCCAGACAGATTGCGTCCTGGCCACCTGAGCCAGCAGCACCCCCCAAGAACCAGCAGGACTTAGAAGCTTCcccctacattttttttcccttaaaagaaaaaaaggcttcaTAAATGAACCATCCATGACAAACCCTTATTTAGCAGAAACCAAAGATCCCAGGGTGGGAAACATCTGGCTCCTGGGCTAATTGATGCCTTCTGGAGTCCTTGAGAATGCCCGCCCCTGGGTCCCATAGGCGGTCCTAGggtctcccaccctctccccatctcaaaagcCTCAGTCTTCTGTGGCCTCCCAGGCAAAGCCCTGCCCCTTGTCCTGACCACCAGCTGCAGCTTGCTCCTAGAGCTGCCACGTCCCCACCCTCCCAGGCTGTGGGTCAGCTTGCATTGCCCTGGGAAAGAGAGCCCACTCCTCGAAACACCCCACACTTCCCCAGCTCCCCTCTCCCTATCTCTAGTCCACAGAGTTGGGGGATAACATTCTCCTAGAATTCACCCCCTCCCTGCTCATCAACATGGAGACCCtgatggtggggaggggcaatCCCATCAGGGGGTGTGGGCATCCCAGGAAACCTGGCCTGGCTGCTCCGAGACCCGATGAAGGGATGTCAGGCTGGGAGGTCCAGACCATCCCCAGGTCCCAGGGAGCTCTAGTAGTCTATGCTTCTGTGATTCTGAGATGCAGAAGAGGGGCTGTGGAGTGGCAGGGAACTACCAAGATATCAGGGCACAAAGTGTGAGGGGGTCTTGCTGTTCCACCTTCTCAGCGCCTCCactttccctccccacctcagtCAGGGTAGGTCTTCTTAGCAGGTACTAGCTTAGAGGCAATTTCCACCCTCCTCAGCTGCCTGAGGGCCCCCTGCCCAGACACCTCCTCAGCTGCACCCACACACCCAGTCTAAGGGtcactcagaatggccattgttCTGCAGGCTGGGTAAAAATCACCCAGCCCTCTCGCCTCCGGCACAAGTGGAAATGTGCTCTGGGGGCCTCGTTCAAGAACAAATAGCAGGCCCACTGGAGTTGCCAGCAGCCCGAGGGTGCTGGCTCCAGCCTGGGACTGAGAGCACAGAGAGCGGCAGGGAACAGGCCCAGGACATAAGGCCCTCCATCAGGCCCCAGCCTATCCTGTGGGTTGCCTGGTAGGGGTCTGGGGGCAGAGATTCCCATCTCTAAGAGGCAATCAGGCATGTTGGCCCCCTCTGCCCTagctgggtgggtgggagaggctgggggctgcTGCTGGCCGCTTGGCCCATCCCGACCACGCCCTCCTCCTCACTCTTCTATGTGGCCTCCACCTCCCGGGGTGTCCGATTACGCTCGGCTTGCACCCGGCTCTTTACCTTCTTGCCTAGTTCCAGCCCCACCCAGCTCTTGCCCTTGGCCTGTTTGCTGCGGCCTCGGCTGCGGGAGGGGCACCACACACGCTCGCAGTACTCATCCACCCGGGGCAGGTTGGCGAAGCCGATGAGCTGCAGGATGTCCTTATACCAGGCCTTGGAGGGGGTGGAGGCCGGGCCTCCTTGGGCTGCAGGCTCCTCTGGCCTCAGCTCCCCGGGGAACAGAGTGTCAAGCTGTGCAGCCATGATCACCTCCAGAGCCAGGCGGACCACCACCTGGGAGAAGCCGTGCTCCAGCGTCATGCAGGTGTAGGTGCCCGCATCCAGGCGGTTGAGCCTGCGGAACAGCAGCCCCTGTTCCGTTTGCAGGACGCGCTCATCTGTCTTCACctgctgggggtgtgggagggcGTGAGGGCGCCTGGAGCAGGGCCTGCACCATCAGCTCCTCTGCCCCTGCTTTTCCAAATTTGCCATCTCAGGGCTCAttctccccttcccagcagcttGGCTGGCTCAGCATCCTCGACCGTGAGCTAATTGCAGGCAGGGACTCACCTTCCCATAATCCAGGATAGGGCCTTCTCAAAGATTTGACTGACTGGTTTCTCCCCTACTCAGAGCTCTGGATCCCCTGTCTTGGCCTTGGGGGGCCCTGGTACATATTCCCAGGGAACAGAGTGTTAAAGAGTATTTATGGGCTTTTACTCAGGGGGGCTATACCCCCAGACCAAGGACAAGAGCTCCCCTccattctacacacacacacacacacacacacacacacacacacacacagccctcccTGTCTTGGTCTGCATTGCCCACTGCCCCCACAGTGCAGGGCCCACAGCCCCATCACAGGTGGAACACGGTTCCGATCCAGCCCTGTCTCTGGCCTGGACCCTGTCTGGGCTTTAGTCTGCACATGTGTACTTTGAGGCAGCACTGCTTGGGTGGTGAGTGTTGTGTAACTCCATCTCATcgctcccctgccccttccccactggGGGAGACTTCTCAGTGCCCAGCCCAACAGCTGGCCCAAGGCTGGCCTCCTCCAGTTCTCAAGCTGGAAGGAGAGCCCCTCCTGTAATCAAcccactccctcctcttccctaccCGTGGGAGTGGCTTGTGAATGGTTCttcaccctgcccccacccacaccCAGCCTCAGGCCCCAGACTGAAGCCATCTCTGGGCTTGACAGACTTTTCtggatgggggaggagagggcctAGGCAGACAGCTGGACTCCAGGGAGGACGTGTGGGGCCAggcagtgtgtgagtgtgtgtgtgtggtagaggTGTGTGTGCAACGGCCAGTGATCAGGGGCCCAGGCCTAAGGCAGAGGAGGACCAAGAACCCCTGCGGAAGAGACCCCTTCGAAGATGAGCCATATGTGTAAGCATGGGGGCCTTCCTGACCAGCCTAgaccccttccctctcttctatCTCTGCTACCCAGCTCTCAGACAGAGCCTAGCTCAGTGCCCAGGAGTTTGTGGGCTCCCTGTCACTGGAGAAGTTCTACCACATCTGGCCTGGGTGTTCCCAGATGGCAGGAACAGGGGCACCTCCTTCTAGGCACCCCAGGGGCTTTAATACATACTTTTCTTAAGTTGATCTTGGCAAGTTCCCCCCAGAGTTCATGGAGGGGTATGACCTCAGGACACAGGCAGGCTGGAGCCAGGGTCCTTGCTCACCTGGTCAGGCCTCTCGTTCCCTGGCCTCTGTAAGAACCAGCGCACAGCGGCCTGGGGGGACTTGGGCAGGCACTCCAGGAAGGTGCTGTTGTGCTCTGTGCCGTAGATTGTGGTGGTCGCCACGAGTCCCGCAGTCTCCTCTGGAAGGATTTGGAGGTGGGCTCAGCTCAGGAACTATAGGACCCCTGGGACCACCCACTGACTCCCTCAGTCCAGGAGCCCCCATGAATGCGACAGGGACCTAGGTGTCTACTGATCCCTAAGCCGCTCACTCTGCCCAAAGACCCTAACCTATATGCTGACAGGAGCTGCCCACATAGGGAAACTGAGGACTGCCTGTTACTACAAGAACGGCCTGAGGCCATACTTCACAGGGGTCAAGCCCAGGCCACAGGGGTGAGTGGGGGCCCTGTGAGAGCCCAGCTGGCGCCCCCATGCCCGCTGCCACTCACCCTCCTGGCTCTGGCCCAGGCACTGCAGGGCAGGGTTGCCATGCCGGATGTCCTGCCGGCGGAACCGGCGCTTGCTGGTGCCGGGCCGGTAGCGGGTACAGGAGGCACCATCCCAGGCACAGTACGGGTCCCGGGCCAGGCAGCACTCTGCACAGGCACTGCCGTAAGTCTCACACTGGTGCAGCTGCAGCCGGGCCACGCCCAGCCTCGAGCCCACATACAGCATTTGCTGGGAGGAACATAGGCAGAGCCCAaggtgagcctgtgctctgcctgcAAGCAGCTAGGCTCTCAGCTCCCTTGGCTTTCCTGAGACCCCTGACATTTGCAAGAGTCTTCCAGAACCTCCCGAGTGCATTCccagaagaaaaaatgtttatcacCCGCCTGATCTACATCAGATCCTATGTTAGGACGTGGAGGGAATGGGGCACACCTGGGGTCTTTTCTCTAAGGGGCTTCTCCAGACCCTCCCGGCAGCAGACCTTTGCCCTCTACCCCAATGGCCTTTATCCTGTCTTGCCCCTGACTTTGGAGGTGAGCTCTGCTTTAAGCAATCCCAGTACAAAAGTCGAGATTTACCCAAAGATGAACTGGGGCAGATGAACTTGGGGAGATTTTGCCACTTGCAAAAGGACACACAGCAGGCCTCTAAAGTCTATTTGATTTAAAATCTGCATCTTGTTTTCAAGCACGTTTTTGTCTCCCCTGAGGAAACGGCCTTTGTGGATCTCCCCTTATCTGAACACATGCTCACTTACTCCGGGCCTCCCACTCCCACTGGTTTCATGCGTGGGAATCTCAGCTCCCAGCTGAACTCTCAACCCTCATTGCAGGGCTTAATCAGGCAGCCCCAGGGCCTGCTGTGACTCAGCTTTCCATCAGACAACAGCAGTGCTCAGGGAAACTTCAGGAGAcaggtggagaggaaggaggagtggggagagatgTCAGCTACTCTTACCCTTTTGacggagatctccatctcagtgatGGGTGTTGGCacctgggaaagaaggaagaccTCCCCTGCGTCCCTGTTTTCAGCCTCTTCCAGACTCTGGGTGGAAACCATCTTTTTCCCAGGTCAGTGCACTCCCTGGCAACTAAGGCCAGACAGTCTCTCCTACCTTAGAAAGGTCCTCTCTCCCTGGCTGGCCTCCAAGGCTTGGCTACAAGCACAAAGCTCTGGCGTCCCCTCCCACAGTCCTGTTCCCCAGCAATGAGGCAGCTGTCCCAAATCACCCATCCCATGCGGGAAAGCACAACAGTTCCCCAAACACAGATGATCCCCTGTCTGACTCTATAGAGGGGTCAACAGAACCCCTTGGGGACTTGGGGTGTCAGCTGCCCCTCAGTGCAACTTGGCAGCCCCTGGCAGGGCTTTGTCAAGGGGTGATCGCCTTGGCCATCCCTCACTGGGCCCCCCAGCTCTCAGCTCACAGACTGCGTCTCCAGGCCCTGCAGTCATTTTGAAGCATCGGCAAGGCTTCTGCAGTAGTGAGCGTCATCACTTTCACTCCCCACTGGCCGCAGGTTCAGTACAGCAGGCCCATCTCCCTCCTGTACTTTGCTCCTGCTTTCTCGTAGCCAGGCCTAGACGCAGGGACGGGGCTTGAGGGGACCCTTCCCATCAGTTGCCCCCACTCACCTTAAACACCTGGAGCTCCTCCAGAACCACCTCCTCAGGTTCATCAGGGTCCCCCACCTGGAGGGCAATGACCTTGAGCACGGACCCTGagtctggggcaggggaggaggtgtcagtgggagaggaaggggcagcaTAGGTCCTCACACACCTCCCCTGCCCGGCCACCCCACTCAGCCCACCCACCCGTCCCCAGGAAGATGACGTCATAGGACCCGTCCTCTGCCTCCACGCGGTCCACCACGATCTGACGCAGCTGCTGGGCCAGGTGGGTTTTGACGAGGACGGGGCGACCCCGCCGAGGACGCACTGGCCGGAACATAAGTGGGTGGGCTCGGGCAAACTGCAGCACCTCATCCGGGTAGTCCTTGGTGCTGCCAAAGGGTCGTCCTGGCTGTGCGGTCATCTTGCTGGGGCACTGTGGGCAGCAGCAAAGGGAGTGCCTGAAGCTTCCTGTGATGTCACATTCCCCACCCCAGTCTGTTTCTAGGCTCCACTGGCTGGGCACGCCAACCTCAGAGGGACCACTTGTGGACCCTTCATGCTGTAGGAGAGACTCCTTAGTGTGGTCTGGGCTCTGCTCCCATCCTCACCCCACCCAGCCCAGCTGCTCTGGAGCCCCAGCTCAGCCGCTGCCTTGGGGCTGCATGCAGACACAGGCCTGTCCTCAGGCAGAGCCCCTCCTGGCATCTACTCAGCCCTCTTCCCTGCCCTGGTCCCAGGCAGATACTTACCACACCAGGACGGGGAAAGGGTACCTTGCCCGCATAGGCCCCCCACTGGTGCTGGGGACCATCTTGGTGGGCAAAGGGCCCCTTGAAGACCTCCCAGATATCAGCCATGTGGTACACGCAGACGGCATAGCCCTGGAACACAGCACTGCCAAGGGCGGACAGGGACAGTCAGACCAGGGAGGCTGTCAGAGGCGGGAAGGGGGCAGCCTGGTTCCATAGGTAGGACAGAGGATGATGGTGCCTGCAGTCAGCAGAGACCAGAAAACGAGGACCCCCAGGCAGAGAGTACAGCCACGGAGTCACTGAGTCAGGGACAGAGACGGGGACCCATGGCGAGGCCGGACGTGAAGGCAGGGGCTCAACAGGGGAGGCTGCAGTGCAGAGACGGGgccggggtggaggggaggggaggccgtGTGCCCACCTGACTGTGCTGAACAGAGCGTACACCTCCAGGCTCTTCCCTGAATTGGGCCACAGCAGGAACACGTCCTCTGAAGACAGAAGGCCACGACCAATGCCCGCCACTCACTGGCTCTgagccctccccagccctcacccaGGCTGTCCTGGCCATGCCCTTACCCAGCTGGTCAAAGTGGGTCTCGGCACCTCCAGGGCCAGGCACGGAGCAGAGCAGCCTGGCCTTGAGGAAGGTGCTCCATTTGCTCACCAGCACCCGCTGGCCGCCTGCGTCATTCTGGGGAGTGGGGACCAGTCAGCCTTGTGTCCCAAGGACAGGCCCCTCCTCCTGTTCCTCCACCCTCACCCTTGTGGGGGAGGCATGGATGTCGGCTCTACACCCTCGCCTCAGTTTGCCTACTGCTGCAGTTTGGGACAGGTCTGGGAAGGCACATACGGCCAGGATGTGAACCTCACTGTCCCTGCCACAGCTCTCACCACACAGACGCGGCCCACGCGGCTGACAGTGACACGGCCCGGGCCTCCATCAGGTGAAGGGACTGTCTCCGAGAAGAAGAAGTACACCTTGTCATCGTCCTGGTCGGAGTTGTCAGGGATCCGGGTGGCCATCACAAACCTGGGCTCTGTGAGTTAACACGGTGAAGCTGGTGGGGGCCTCACAGAGGAGGAACAGGGTGGGGGGTGAGCCAGTGAGGAGGGGAAGAGGTGCAGGGACCCCACTGGAGGCCGGAGTCCCAGGCAGTGAGTGGGGATGGGCTGCCCCTCTGGTCCCCACTCCAGcgtcagctctcccacctccctgccagTGCCAGGGGCAGACCCCAGCCAGCCTTGCCCTCAGCAGACCCCGGGGCTCACCGTGCAGGAGGTTCTGGTCAGAGTCAGAACGCAAGGCCGGTCGGGGACCCCCACTCCGGAAGATCATGGCTTCACGCCCCAGGAAGTCGGCATTGAGGCCCGTGTACAGCTCCCCTCCTAGGGTGAGGGTAGGGTCAGGAGAGGAGGACCAGGCCCTGTACCCAGACCCCATCTCATCCCAGTGACATTGGCCGGCTCCCACCCTTGTCATGCCCGCCCTGACCTGGGCATCACCCACCTACAAAGGTGCTGGCGAAGGGACGGCTGGGCTCGTGTGGGCACCTCCCCCGCCCACTTTCCACACTGCGGGGCTCCAGACGGAGCACAtgctggagagagggagggagggagggagaagaggcgtCACCTAGGAAAGCAGAGCCAGCCCCAACCCGGCTGCTGCCCATCGCCCATCGCTTGCGGCTGGAGAGTGGGGGTGGGCGGAAGGCGCCCTCATTCAGGACCTTGCCGGCAGGGTCAGCTCCCTGGCACAAAGGTGCCTTTCAGGCTCTGACCCCTCTGCCCTGACCCAGGCTCAATGGGGAGCGTTCAGACAACAGGGAGGAAATGTCACTGCTTCCCAGTCCCTTGCGGGGCCGCGCCGGCTCACCTCTCCACGATGCCCAACGGCAATGAGGGCGCAGGTTGGCTGGAAGGCACCAGTGCCACACGCCAGCAGGTGGGTCCGGTTGTGGGGCTGCAGCACCCGCACAAAGTTGGCACACTCCACctagggggaggaggggggtgggaggatgatctagggcggggtggggggtagaTTCTTCAGCACCATCAGGAGCCTTCAAGATCTGCTTAAAGTGGCCCCAGAACGGGCACCTGGGGAGCAGCCCCAGGCTCTCCTGGGGATCAGGGGCTGGGTGTTGGTCATGGTGGGGGGCAGTCACTCCCGACATCACTCACCGAAGGATCTCTTCCCTTGCGAACACACTCCTCCCTTTGTCCGGGCTGCGGTGGCCACAGCACCTGAAACACAGCCTGTATGACCCCTGACCTCATAGCCTCAGTTGACCCAGCTGGCCTCCCATCTGGAGTTGCCCAGCTCTCAGACAGAGCCGCTTCCCAGTCAGTCCAGCTCACCTCCCggggatccagccatgcctggtCCAGCCGCAGTGAGTAGATGGCATCGCGGCCGCCCAGAAACAGGCGGTCCCGGTACTCATCCAGGTAGAGGGCCCGAAGGTCCAGGGAGCCCCGGGGACCGAGAAAGACGGTAGAGCGGTTGGCAGAAAGGAGGtctaggagggagggagggagggggtcagGGCCTGCTGCTCAGCCCACTTCTCTAGCCAATCTGTGGAGGTGGAGTGTCCCAGCTGTGCATTCACCATCCCCGCCCCCACTCACATCTGGAAAATGTTTCCATGCAAGGGGTGCTGGAGGGCTTCAGGGAAATGActcctgggggtgggtgggacagGGGGCTCTGAGCCCCTCACCCAGCCCAGACTACCCAGGGGCCTGCCCCCTACACCTTCACTCCGTGGCCCCCAGGTATTCAGTTAACGTCTCCTTCCCCCTGGCCCATCTGTGCTCTACCCAGTCCCTAGGGAAGATGGCCCCACTGGCAGAACTTATGGCAGCAAGCTGGGTGAAGTACTGGGAGAGCCTGGAGCAAGGGTGGGTGGTCTGAGAAGCGTACAAGGCTGACTCAGTGGGACAAGCAGATGGACAGGGGAGAGCGTTCCATCAGAGGGAGCACCTGGCTAAGGCCTGGGTGTGGGAGAGGCCAGGTATGGCCAGGTGGATCTCTAGGCTCTGGTCCAGCGATATGGCTAAAGAGGGTTTTCTCTTCCATAGACGCTGCCCACCAGGCCCCAGGGATGGGAGTGGCTCTCTGGGTATGGTGACCCCAGGAGGTGGGGATTCTGAAGTAGGTCCTTGGGGTCCAGCTAGGTAGCTGGAGATGATGGGTGGGCAAGGGCAGAGCAGCAGGATGTGGTGGGAAGGGGCGATGGCCACCACTGGGAAGGTGAGGTATCCAAGCCCAAAAGGTCATCCTCTCTATCCCCAAACACTCACTCTATCCCCAAACTCATTAAcagcctcttccaggaagccctccatgCCTGACAGTACTTTGGAGGAGATTTGCCCTATTTGAACCTTTTCTTGTAGCCAGACTTAGCCCAAAGCCACAGCCCCAGGGCAGGACCACATTCCACAACCGCCAGCCCCCTCACCCCCGCCGTGACTCCCTTCAGACTCTTCCAGAGTGGAGCCATGTCTCCTGCCTCCGACTCTCCAGAGAAGGCCTGGGTCTCCCTCCTTGGAC encodes:
- the SEMA3G gene encoding semaphorin-3G isoform X2, whose protein sequence is MAPSAWAICCLLWGLLLRGGSLSPGPSVPRLRLSYRDLLSANRSTVFLGPRGSLDLRALYLDEYRDRLFLGGRDAIYSLRLDQAWLDPREVLWPPQPGQREECVRKGRDPSVECANFVRVLQPHNRTHLLACGTGAFQPTCALIAVGHRGEHVLRLEPRSVESGRGRCPHEPSRPFASTFVGGELYTGLNADFLGREAMIFRSGGPRPALRSDSDQNLLHEPRFVMATRIPDNSDQDDDKVYFFFSETVPSPDGGPGRVTVSRVGRVCVNDAGGQRVLVSKWSTFLKARLLCSVPGPGGAETHFDQLEDVFLLWPNSGKSLEVYALFSTVSAVFQGYAVCVYHMADIWEVFKGPFAHQDGPQHQWGAYAGKVPFPRPGVCPSKMTAQPGRPFGSTKDYPDEVLQFARAHPLMFRPVRPRRGRPVLVKTHLAQQLRQIVVDRVEAEDGSYDVIFLGTDSGSVLKVIALQVGDPDEPEEVVLEELQVFKVPTPITEMEISVKRQMLYVGSRLGVARLQLHQCETYGSACAECCLARDPYCAWDGASCTRYRPGTSKRRFRRQDIRHGNPALQCLGQSQEEETAGLVATTTIYGTEHNSTFLECLPKSPQAAVRWFLQRPGNERPDQVKTDERVLQTEQGLLFRRLNRLDAGTYTCMTLEHGFSQVVVRLALEVIMAAQLDTLFPGELRPEEPAAQGGPASTPSKAWYKDILQLIGFANLPRVDEYCERVWCPSRSRGRSKQAKGKSWVGLELGKKVKSRVQAERNRTPREVEAT
- the SEMA3G gene encoding semaphorin-3G isoform X3 yields the protein MAPSAWAICCLLWGLLLRGGSLSPGPSVPRLRLSYRDLLSANRSTVFLGPRGSLDLRALYLDEYRDRLFLGGRDAIYSLRLDQAWLDPREVLWPPQPGQREECVRKGRDPSVECANFVRVLQPHNRTHLLACGTGAFQPTCALIAVGHRGEHVLRLEPRSVESGRGRCPHEPSRPFASTFVGGELYTGLNADFLGREAMIFRSGGPRPALRSDSDQNLLHEPRFVMATRIPDNSDQDDDKVYFFFSETVPSPDGGPGRVTVSRVGRVCVNDAGGQRVLVSKWSTFLKARLLCSVPGPGGAETHFDQLEDVFLLWPNSGKSLEVYALFSTVSAVFQGYAVCVYHMADIWEVFKGPFAHQDGPQHQWGAYAGKVPFPRPGVCPSKMTAQPGRPFGSTKDYPDEVLQFARAHPLMFRPVRPRRGRPVLVKTHLAQQLRQIVVDRVEAEDGSYDVIFLGTDSGSVLKVIALQVGDPDEPEEVVLEELQVFKQMLYVGSRLGVARLQLHQCETYGSACAECCLARDPYCAWDGASCTRYRPGTSKRRFRRQDIRHGNPALQCLGQSQEEETAGLVATTTIYGTEHNSTFLECLPKSPQAAVRWFLQRPGNERPDQQVKTDERVLQTEQGLLFRRLNRLDAGTYTCMTLEHGFSQVVVRLALEVIMAAQLDTLFPGELRPEEPAAQGGPASTPSKAWYKDILQLIGFANLPRVDEYCERVWCPSRSRGRSKQAKGKSWVGLELGKKVKSRVQAERNRTPREVEAT
- the SEMA3G gene encoding semaphorin-3G isoform X1, with protein sequence MAPSAWAICCLLWGLLLRGGSLSPGPSVPRLRLSYRDLLSANRSTVFLGPRGSLDLRALYLDEYRDRLFLGGRDAIYSLRLDQAWLDPREVLWPPQPGQREECVRKGRDPSVECANFVRVLQPHNRTHLLACGTGAFQPTCALIAVGHRGEHVLRLEPRSVESGRGRCPHEPSRPFASTFVGGELYTGLNADFLGREAMIFRSGGPRPALRSDSDQNLLHEPRFVMATRIPDNSDQDDDKVYFFFSETVPSPDGGPGRVTVSRVGRVCVNDAGGQRVLVSKWSTFLKARLLCSVPGPGGAETHFDQLEDVFLLWPNSGKSLEVYALFSTVSAVFQGYAVCVYHMADIWEVFKGPFAHQDGPQHQWGAYAGKVPFPRPGVCPSKMTAQPGRPFGSTKDYPDEVLQFARAHPLMFRPVRPRRGRPVLVKTHLAQQLRQIVVDRVEAEDGSYDVIFLGTDSGSVLKVIALQVGDPDEPEEVVLEELQVFKVPTPITEMEISVKRQMLYVGSRLGVARLQLHQCETYGSACAECCLARDPYCAWDGASCTRYRPGTSKRRFRRQDIRHGNPALQCLGQSQEEETAGLVATTTIYGTEHNSTFLECLPKSPQAAVRWFLQRPGNERPDQQVKTDERVLQTEQGLLFRRLNRLDAGTYTCMTLEHGFSQVVVRLALEVIMAAQLDTLFPGELRPEEPAAQGGPASTPSKAWYKDILQLIGFANLPRVDEYCERVWCPSRSRGRSKQAKGKSWVGLELGKKVKSRVQAERNRTPREVEAT
- the SEMA3G gene encoding semaphorin-3G isoform X4 translates to MAPSAWAICCLLWGLLLRGGSLSPGPSVPRLRLSYRDLLSANRSTVFLGPRGSLDLRALYLDEYRDRLFLGGRDAIYSLRLDQAWLDPREVLWPPQPGQREECVRKGRDPSVECANFVRVLQPHNRTHLLACGTGAFQPTCALIAVGHRGEHVLRLEPRSVESGRGRCPHEPSRPFASTFVGGELYTGLNADFLGREAMIFRSGGPRPALRSDSDQNLLHEPRFVMATRIPDNSDQDDDKVYFFFSETVPSPDGGPGRVTVSRVGRVCVNDAGGQRVLVSKWSTFLKARLLCSVPGPGGAETHFDQLEDVFLLWPNSGKSLEVYALFSTVSAVFQGYAVCVYHMADIWEVFKGPFAHQDGPQHQWGAYAGKVPFPRPGVCPSKMTAQPGRPFGSTKDYPDEVLQFARAHPLMFRPVRPRRGRPVLVKTHLAQQLRQIVVDRVEAEDGSYDVIFLGTDSGSVLKVIALQVGDPDEPEEVVLEELQVFKVPTPITEMEISVKRQMLYVGSRLGVARLQLHQCETYGSACAECCLARDPYCAWDGASCTRYRPGTSKRRFRRQDIRHGNPALQCLGQSQEEETAGLVATTTIYGTEHNSTFLECLPKSPQAAVRWFLQRPGNERPDQQVKTDERVLQTEQGLLFRRLNRLDAGTYTCMTLEHGFSQVVVRLALEVFKIYKMRASLVAPWLRVRLPMQGTRVRAPVREDPICHGAAGPVSHGR